In the genome of Ignavibacteriales bacterium, one region contains:
- a CDS encoding 4Fe-4S binding protein: protein MIDILPDKCDFCGCCVGVCPEDAIELKEAEIFIIDPRCTNCAKCVWSCPIEVIKFKKEGVLAG, encoded by the coding sequence ATGATAGACATACTTCCGGATAAGTGTGACTTTTGCGGGTGCTGTGTTGGTGTTTGTCCTGAAGACGCGATTGAATTGAAAGAAGCGGAAATATTTATCATTGACCCTCGCTGCACAAATTGCGCAAAGTGTGTCTGGAGCTGCCCGATTGAGGTGATTAAGTTTAAGAAGGAAGGTGTGTTAGCTGGATGA
- a CDS encoding von Willebrand factor type A domain-containing protein — protein MSALKTILLSLAVTISLFAGEGKIVGKVTDAETGEPLIGANVIIDNTKLGAATSIDGTYIILDVPEGTYTIIGKYIGYKETKVKEVIVSSNLTTEVNIKLIAEAYQIDCIEIVSEKPLINKNLTNSTTVVSPDNTSVRGVNGVVSTQSGVVNQNGNLHVRGSRSDNSGYIVNGVQEIQFQAGGYTWGNFNTEEYNTIVENEFLESMSNPLSTFSIDVDAASYSNVRRFINANTIPPRDAVRVEEFINYFDYDYPQPKDGSPFSITTEIGECPWNKDNYLIHIGIKGKELSDNEKRQSNLVFLLDVSGSMTPENKLPLVKRSMKMMLDKISPNDKVSIVVYAGAAGLVLPSTYVSEKQKILDAIDRLNAGGSTAGGAGILLAYKTAEENFIKGGNNRIILATDGDFNVGVSNTSDLVKLVEEKKKSGIYLTILGFGMDNLKDGRLEELADKGNGNYYYIDNFMEAKKVLGHEITSTLFTIAKDVKIQVEFNPAKVLSYRLIGYENRMLKKEDFEDDKKDAGELGAGHTVTALYEVVPVKEVAAIQGYENLRYQEHRLKYEAVSSKEVLLFSIRYKEPDEDTSKLLTKTLELDPENEMQVSENFLFSSAVAQFALLLRDSQFKGTSNFESVISLAEDSQGKDEFGYREEFITLVRNTKDMIERISIRQ, from the coding sequence ATGTCCGCACTCAAAACAATCCTGTTAAGTTTGGCAGTCACAATCTCACTTTTTGCGGGTGAAGGAAAAATTGTTGGTAAGGTAACTGATGCTGAAACCGGCGAACCATTAATCGGTGCTAATGTAATTATTGATAATACCAAGCTTGGTGCAGCCACAAGCATAGATGGTACTTACATTATTCTGGATGTACCTGAAGGTACTTACACAATCATTGGGAAATACATTGGATATAAAGAAACCAAAGTCAAGGAAGTTATAGTATCTTCCAATCTCACAACTGAAGTCAATATTAAGCTGATTGCTGAAGCTTATCAAATAGATTGTATAGAGATAGTCTCTGAAAAGCCTTTAATAAATAAAAACCTTACTAACTCCACTACGGTTGTAAGTCCCGATAATACTTCGGTTCGAGGTGTTAATGGAGTTGTGAGTACGCAATCTGGTGTAGTCAATCAGAATGGTAATCTTCACGTAAGAGGCAGCAGAAGTGATAACAGTGGTTATATTGTAAATGGTGTGCAGGAAATTCAATTTCAGGCAGGTGGTTATACATGGGGAAATTTCAACACAGAAGAATACAACACAATAGTTGAAAACGAATTTCTTGAATCAATGTCAAATCCACTTTCGACTTTTTCGATTGATGTTGATGCCGCGTCATACAGCAATGTACGGAGATTTATTAATGCAAACACCATTCCGCCGAGAGATGCTGTAAGAGTGGAAGAGTTTATCAACTATTTTGACTATGATTACCCCCAGCCAAAAGACGGTTCACCATTTTCAATAACAACTGAAATTGGTGAATGCCCATGGAACAAAGACAACTATCTCATTCACATCGGGATAAAAGGGAAAGAATTATCTGATAATGAAAAACGCCAAAGTAATCTTGTGTTTCTTCTTGATGTTTCCGGTTCAATGACACCTGAGAATAAACTCCCGCTAGTAAAAAGATCAATGAAGATGATGCTTGATAAAATTTCGCCTAATGATAAAGTATCAATCGTTGTTTATGCAGGTGCTGCCGGATTGGTTCTTCCTTCAACGTATGTATCAGAGAAACAAAAAATTCTTGATGCAATCGACAGGCTTAATGCAGGTGGTTCAACTGCCGGTGGTGCGGGGATTCTGCTCGCATACAAAACCGCGGAAGAAAATTTTATAAAAGGAGGCAACAACAGGATCATCCTTGCTACTGACGGAGATTTTAATGTTGGTGTCTCAAACACGTCAGACCTGGTTAAACTTGTTGAAGAAAAGAAAAAGTCGGGTATTTATTTAACCATACTCGGATTCGGAATGGATAATCTAAAGGATGGCAGACTTGAAGAACTTGCAGATAAAGGCAACGGCAACTACTATTACATCGATAATTTTATGGAAGCAAAAAAAGTACTCGGGCATGAAATCACTTCAACATTGTTTACAATTGCCAAGGATGTGAAAATCCAGGTTGAGTTTAATCCTGCAAAAGTTTTAAGCTACAGGTTAATAGGATATGAAAACCGTATGCTGAAAAAAGAAGACTTTGAAGATGATAAAAAAGATGCCGGCGAGCTTGGCGCGGGTCACACTGTAACAGCATTGTATGAAGTTGTTCCCGTTAAAGAAGTAGCTGCAATACAGGGATATGAAAATCTTCGTTACCAGGAACACAGACTAAAGTATGAAGCAGTAAGCTCAAAAGAAGTTTTATTGTTCAGCATCAGGTACAAAGAACCGGATGAAGATACAAGTAAACTGCTGACTAAAACACTTGAGCTTGATCCTGAAAATGAAATGCAAGTTTCAGAGAATTTTCTTTTCTCATCCGCTGTTGCACAGTTTGCCTTGCTGTTAAGGGATAGTCAGTTTAAAGGAACATCTAACTTTGAATCAGTCATAAGTCTTGCTGAAGACTCACAAGGGAAAGATGAGTTTGGCTACAGGGAAGAGTTCATAACATTGGTTAGAAATACAAAGGATATGATTGAAAGAATAAGTATTCGTCAATAA
- a CDS encoding DNA primase has product MRIPESKIEEIRAAADIVDVISEYVILKKRGKNLLGLCPFHGEKTPSFTVSSDKQIYHCFGCHNGGNVFKFMMEYEKISFIEAVQELAEKTGIQLEFDDAESTEKQTEQELLYEINTHAAKYFSDNLLHDDNAEIAREYFANRKIKQATIRAFGLGYSFSSRDSFVQYATAKKIDLEKALYLGLIGSNNDGRLYDKFSGRIIFPLFSPNGRVIAFAGRILEDRENTAKYLNSPESLVYIKGRTLYGLFLTKDEIRKQDKAILVEGYMDLISLYQNGIKNVVAVSGTALTEDQVLLLSRYTKNVVLLFDADTAGIKASMRSIELLLKRDIEIKVVSLPAGEDPDSYVNNYGADKFEEIIDKGVNFLEYQTAYYEREGYFKDASTTVAAIRELVKPVALINDELKRNILIKTIAQKFGLREKLLESELDKIIVKQDDRNTKQQSAGLNRRNVSGLEQEPADSLSVNYLVEKELIKLLLEGNESIVELINRYITSDDYLFEPHRNLAEIIYNCFHDGESIIASSILEKISDEKLRAYLLEVTFEKYSVSKYWDELRPNESFEKLLIKIAIDTVQKFKTMEIDRKIEENHRLIRESTDELNQLELLKLNRELEQEKVSISRDLNGLKI; this is encoded by the coding sequence ATGCGAATCCCTGAATCAAAAATTGAAGAGATAAGAGCTGCGGCTGATATTGTAGATGTAATTTCCGAGTACGTCATTTTAAAAAAACGCGGGAAAAACCTGCTTGGCTTGTGTCCTTTCCATGGTGAAAAAACTCCATCATTCACGGTAAGTTCTGATAAACAGATATATCATTGCTTCGGCTGCCATAATGGCGGCAACGTTTTCAAGTTCATGATGGAATATGAAAAAATATCATTCATCGAAGCTGTACAGGAACTGGCTGAGAAAACCGGAATTCAATTAGAGTTTGATGATGCAGAATCAACTGAAAAACAAACCGAGCAGGAATTACTTTATGAGATAAACACACATGCGGCAAAATATTTTTCAGATAATCTTTTGCATGATGATAATGCTGAAATTGCACGTGAATACTTTGCTAATAGAAAAATCAAACAGGCAACAATAAGAGCATTCGGGCTTGGCTATTCTTTTTCATCACGTGATAGCTTTGTTCAATACGCAACAGCAAAAAAGATTGATCTTGAAAAAGCATTATACCTCGGTCTGATAGGCTCAAACAATGACGGAAGACTTTACGATAAATTTTCCGGCAGAATAATTTTCCCCCTTTTTTCACCTAATGGAAGAGTAATTGCATTTGCCGGAAGAATACTTGAAGACCGGGAAAACACAGCTAAGTATCTCAACTCACCGGAATCATTAGTCTATATAAAAGGAAGAACACTTTACGGCTTGTTCCTGACAAAAGATGAAATCAGAAAACAGGATAAAGCCATTCTTGTTGAAGGTTATATGGACCTGATTTCGCTTTACCAGAACGGAATTAAAAATGTTGTGGCAGTTTCCGGAACTGCATTGACCGAAGACCAGGTTTTGCTTCTTTCTCGTTACACAAAAAATGTTGTACTGCTGTTTGATGCCGATACAGCGGGCATCAAAGCATCTATGAGAAGTATAGAACTTCTTTTAAAACGTGATATTGAAATAAAAGTCGTTTCTCTTCCGGCTGGTGAAGACCCGGATTCTTACGTAAATAATTATGGTGCTGATAAGTTTGAAGAGATAATTGACAAAGGTGTAAACTTTCTTGAATACCAGACTGCATATTATGAACGCGAAGGTTATTTCAAAGATGCATCAACAACTGTTGCGGCGATACGCGAGCTTGTTAAACCCGTTGCTTTGATAAATGATGAGTTGAAAAGAAATATTCTTATAAAAACAATTGCTCAAAAATTCGGACTGCGTGAAAAACTTCTTGAATCGGAACTTGATAAGATCATCGTTAAACAGGATGACAGAAACACAAAACAACAATCGGCTGGTTTAAATAGACGAAATGTTTCCGGACTTGAACAGGAGCCTGCTGATTCATTGTCAGTAAACTATTTAGTTGAAAAAGAATTAATAAAACTTTTGCTCGAGGGAAACGAAAGCATAGTTGAACTTATAAATCGATATATAACCTCAGATGATTATTTATTTGAGCCTCATCGCAATCTCGCTGAAATTATTTATAATTGTTTTCATGATGGTGAAAGTATAATTGCATCATCCATCCTTGAAAAAATTTCTGATGAAAAACTCCGCGCGTATCTTCTTGAAGTTACATTTGAAAAATATTCAGTAAGTAAATACTGGGATGAACTTCGTCCCAATGAATCATTTGAAAAACTTTTGATAAAAATTGCGATTGATACTGTACAAAAATTCAAGACGATGGAGATTGACAGAAAGATAGAAGAAAATCACAGGTTGATCCGGGAATCAACGGATGAGTTAAATCAACTTGAACTGCTGAAACTTAACCGTGAACTCGAGCAGGAAAAAGTTTCAATAAGCAGGGACCTGAACGGGTTAAAGATCTGA
- a CDS encoding NAD(P)/FAD-dependent oxidoreductase, which translates to MKTNYDIIVVGAGPAGSIAARYAAEQGVSVLMLEKDRDVGYPVRCGEAISKPGVEEFISSDDKWIAAKICKFSFNAPDGSEVIIDFGEAGYVLDRRIFDYELARTAAEAGTHIITRAYVNGLLFDNDGKVNGVKYEFQGEQKEVTAKVVIAADGVESRVGRWAGLETHIDFRDMESAVQITAANIPVDQNTLYFYFGKDVAPNGYFWIFPKGHKKANIGLGVSGLIGKKKSAQSFLNDFMNKHYPDAPVLTTIAGGVPCSITLDKISAPGIMLVGDAARQVNPLSGGGIASGMIGGSIAGRIAAEAIKMNKPDHVLTYDKAWKDRLGKRHETFNRIKEGIYNFSDDKFNSIAQSILKIPIEKRTLGKVFTTALMNNPSLLIDIAKVFVV; encoded by the coding sequence ATGAAAACAAACTACGACATAATAGTAGTCGGTGCCGGACCCGCCGGAAGTATAGCCGCGCGTTATGCTGCTGAACAGGGTGTTTCGGTTTTAATGCTGGAGAAAGATCGTGATGTTGGTTATCCTGTAAGATGCGGCGAAGCAATCAGTAAACCCGGTGTTGAAGAATTCATTTCAAGTGATGATAAATGGATTGCGGCAAAGATCTGCAAGTTCTCTTTTAACGCTCCTGATGGTAGCGAAGTCATTATTGATTTCGGTGAAGCAGGTTATGTTTTAGACAGAAGAATTTTTGATTACGAACTCGCTCGAACTGCCGCAGAAGCCGGAACTCACATTATCACACGTGCTTATGTAAACGGATTATTGTTTGACAATGATGGAAAAGTAAACGGAGTTAAATATGAATTTCAGGGCGAACAAAAAGAAGTAACTGCAAAAGTAGTTATCGCTGCTGATGGTGTTGAATCAAGAGTAGGTCGATGGGCTGGACTTGAAACACACATTGACTTCCGTGATATGGAAAGTGCTGTGCAAATTACTGCTGCAAATATTCCTGTCGATCAGAACACACTTTACTTTTACTTTGGAAAAGATGTTGCGCCGAATGGTTACTTCTGGATTTTTCCTAAAGGTCATAAAAAGGCAAATATTGGTCTTGGTGTAAGCGGGTTGATCGGAAAGAAAAAATCAGCACAATCTTTCCTTAATGATTTTATGAACAAACACTATCCTGACGCTCCCGTTCTTACCACAATTGCGGGCGGAGTTCCATGTTCAATTACACTTGATAAAATTTCAGCCCCGGGAATTATGCTTGTCGGTGATGCTGCAAGACAGGTGAATCCACTAAGCGGCGGAGGTATTGCAAGCGGAATGATCGGTGGAAGTATTGCCGGAAGAATTGCTGCTGAAGCTATTAAGATGAACAAACCCGATCATGTCCTGACTTATGATAAAGCATGGAAGGACAGGCTCGGTAAACGTCACGAAACTTTCAACAGGATTAAGGAAGGCATTTACAATTTTTCGGATGATAAGTTTAACAGTATTGCACAATCCATTCTAAAAATTCCAATCGAGAAAAGAACACTAGGCAAAGTGTTTACAACTGCGTTGATGAACAATCCATCATTGCTGATTGATATTGCAAAAGTGTTTGTTGTTTAA
- the recQ gene encoding DNA helicase RecQ, whose translation MDKAYKILKDIFGYDSFRSLQKEIIENVLDKKDTVVIMPTGGGKSLCYQVPALIFDGLTIVISPLISLMKDQVEQLRQLGVSTALLNSSLTQDVYRQNFESVKNGKAKLLYLAPESLGKEDISNLIKTVKLDCITIDEVHCISEWGHDFRKDYRQLGIFRKAFPQAVCIALTATATPRVQDDIANNLNFTEHKKFVASFNRENLFLEVVPKQNSYQQVVDFINEHKNQSGIIYCFSRKQVDSLHDYLSSIGYSTKPYHAGLSDEDRSLNQELFIKDEVQIIIATIAFGMGINKSNVRFVLHHDLPKNIESYYQEIGRGGRDGLKSDCLLLFSYSDIVKIKYFIDQKEDEAERRSAQVHLNAMIKYAESESCRRHPLIKYFGEHYKTENCAMCDNCLGDEKESSDITIAAQKFMSAVKRTGEIFGINYIVDVLTGSENDKIFSNAHQNLTVYGVGKEFNKKQWQLIARQLVNKEYLNNDNEYGSLKLTEKSYGVLLRNEKVFGFIKEPEVKIKSAKKAVAGVDQPYDEKLFELLRAKRKELADKAGVPPYVIFSDKTLIEMCITYPVNTAGFLHISGVGQRKFESYGEAFMSIIKNHMSLNNISIGETRPRVKINSIASAKPKYMIVSEFYNEGKPIDKLAKEFGVQERTIIQHLVKYANEGNSIRTNELLERINLSKKYHQKVFDAFEKNGVFPLRTIFDLFEGSVSYDDLQLLKLVYINRD comes from the coding sequence TTGGATAAAGCATACAAAATATTGAAGGATATTTTTGGTTATGATTCTTTCAGATCACTTCAGAAAGAAATAATTGAAAATGTTCTTGATAAAAAAGATACCGTGGTAATTATGCCGACAGGTGGGGGCAAGTCACTTTGCTATCAGGTTCCCGCATTAATTTTTGACGGGCTGACAATTGTTATCTCCCCGCTAATTTCATTAATGAAAGATCAGGTTGAACAGTTACGACAGCTTGGAGTAAGTACAGCTCTTCTCAACAGTTCGCTTACACAGGATGTTTACAGGCAGAATTTTGAAAGTGTAAAAAACGGGAAAGCAAAACTTCTTTATCTCGCACCCGAGTCTTTGGGGAAAGAAGATATTTCAAACTTAATTAAAACGGTTAAGCTTGATTGCATTACAATCGATGAAGTACATTGTATTTCTGAATGGGGTCATGATTTCAGGAAGGATTACAGGCAGCTTGGCATTTTCAGGAAAGCATTTCCACAAGCAGTCTGCATTGCGCTGACTGCAACTGCAACTCCGCGTGTGCAGGATGATATTGCAAACAATCTGAATTTTACTGAACATAAAAAATTTGTCGCCAGTTTTAACCGCGAAAATCTTTTTCTTGAAGTTGTTCCGAAACAAAATTCTTATCAGCAGGTTGTTGATTTTATTAATGAACATAAAAATCAATCCGGAATAATTTATTGTTTCTCACGCAAGCAGGTTGATTCACTTCACGATTATCTTTCATCAATTGGTTATTCAACAAAACCATATCACGCCGGGTTATCAGATGAAGACAGAAGTTTAAACCAGGAATTATTTATCAAGGATGAAGTTCAGATTATCATTGCGACAATAGCGTTTGGTATGGGAATAAATAAATCGAATGTAAGATTTGTACTTCACCATGATCTTCCTAAAAACATTGAGTCATATTACCAGGAAATAGGAAGAGGCGGACGCGATGGTTTGAAATCGGATTGTCTCTTGTTGTTCTCTTACTCTGATATTGTCAAAATAAAATATTTCATCGACCAGAAGGAAGATGAAGCTGAAAGACGTTCTGCACAGGTTCATCTTAATGCAATGATAAAATATGCCGAGTCTGAATCGTGCAGAAGACATCCGCTCATAAAATATTTCGGTGAACATTACAAAACAGAAAACTGCGCGATGTGTGATAACTGTCTTGGTGATGAAAAGGAAAGCAGTGATATAACAATTGCAGCTCAGAAATTTATGTCGGCAGTTAAACGCACCGGGGAAATTTTTGGAATCAATTATATAGTTGATGTATTAACCGGAAGTGAAAACGATAAAATTTTTTCTAACGCCCATCAGAACCTGACTGTGTATGGAGTCGGCAAAGAGTTTAATAAAAAACAATGGCAGTTAATTGCAAGACAACTTGTAAATAAAGAATATCTTAATAACGATAATGAATATGGCAGTCTGAAGTTGACGGAAAAATCTTATGGTGTACTTCTCCGCAACGAAAAAGTTTTTGGGTTTATTAAAGAGCCGGAAGTAAAAATTAAATCAGCTAAAAAAGCTGTTGCCGGGGTTGATCAGCCTTACGATGAAAAACTATTTGAACTGCTTAGAGCAAAACGAAAAGAACTTGCCGATAAAGCAGGTGTGCCTCCGTATGTTATCTTCTCGGATAAAACATTGATCGAGATGTGCATTACATATCCTGTTAACACCGCAGGGTTTTTACACATAAGCGGAGTAGGTCAGCGCAAGTTTGAAAGTTATGGTGAAGCATTTATGAGCATCATAAAAAACCATATGAGTCTTAATAACATATCAATCGGTGAAACAAGACCAAGAGTGAAAATAAATTCAATCGCATCTGCAAAACCAAAGTATATGATTGTAAGTGAATTTTATAATGAAGGCAAACCGATTGATAAATTAGCGAAGGAGTTCGGTGTTCAGGAAAGGACAATAATTCAGCATCTGGTTAAATATGCTAATGAAGGAAACAGTATAAGAACCAATGAACTGCTTGAACGAATTAACTTATCAAAAAAATATCATCAAAAAGTTTTTGACGCATTTGAAAAAAATGGTGTGTTTCCTTTAAGAACAATTTTCGATTTATTCGAAGGCAGTGTTTCATATGATGACCTTCAGTTGCTGAAGCTGGTTTACATCAATCGGGATTAA